In the Eptesicus fuscus isolate TK198812 chromosome 22, DD_ASM_mEF_20220401, whole genome shotgun sequence genome, CCATTCCATAGTCAGCATGCATGTCCCCTGATCTGTCTGATATGTGACAACTTAATCACTGCTGTTACAAGACCCTCAGTTGTCCCCCATGTTCTCTCCTAGCCAATCACCTCAACTCCCTGATTCCTGGGTCCATTTAGAACTTGTACCACCATCTGCCCTATTACTCACCTATGGAGCCCTGGATGCTGTGGATGGACTCCCTCTTAGGGCTGATCCACTGTCTGATGTTAGCTCGGGAAGTGATGGGCGAtggtggggcagggggcaagTGTTCTCCAGGGGGTTGGATGTTGATCCTAGAGGATGGGTGTGGGTTAGAACAGGGGAGAATGAAGCCAAGCAGGAGAAAGGTGCGGAGGGAAAGAATTACATGCAACCTCCCAAATAAAGCAGCCAAAGGCCCTTTTTACACTCTGGAATTAACcgaaggttttgtttgtttatacagATAAAAACAGGAAGTTCTCTGTTCGTTTCAGaccataaaaatacagaaaaaacaagtgttggtgaggatgtggagaaaagggaacccttgtacactgttggtaggaatgtaggctgatacagccactgtggaaagcggtatgggagttacctcaaaaagttaaaaagagaactgtcttatgacccagcagttccacttctgggaatttgtccgaagaaatccaaaacactaattcgaaagaatgcacccctatattcactgcagcattactgaCAACAGCCAAGATTCGGAAGCAGccgtgtccatcagtagatgagtggataaaacagctatggtacattcacacaatggaatactactcggccataaaaaggaagaaaattttctattttttggactgcatggatggacctggaggacattatgctaagtgaaataagtcagaaaaagataagtaccatatgatttcacgcatatgtggaatctaataaacacaCTGCACTAAACCAAAATGGAGACAGAGGCGGAGAGCAGGCAGATAGCTctggtgggagtggtggtggggttttgagaaaagaaaggggaCGGAGAAAAAAGAAGACTTCTGGACACGAACAACAGTGCGGTGACTGGGAGTGAGCGGGAAGGCAGAAGAGGGCATatgggggtaaatggtgatgggaaaataacGAAGGGAAAAACACAGACGTTACTTACAGGTACAGATGTAAACCATACAGAAACCTGTACCAATGAGCACCTGCGGTAGTTATTTCCCAGGTGGCCTTTACCTTATTTAACGGGTGGCATTACCCTTGGGAAGGGGAGGCTCTGCCTCCACCACTTACCCGTGGGTGTCCTTGGAGGTCTCCTTGTGGATCAGGGCCTCATTTTTGTTCTTGAACGCCCCCGTGTGGTGGTTGTACACGGCAGCTAAGCGGAAATCCAGATTATCCTTCGGAATCTAGAGGAAGTTAAGCCCCCCACGGTTAATGCACCACCTCTACCCCCGCTCTAGTCAAGTTCTGTTGGGCTCTACTCTTCCCCATAGGCAGAGCGAATCCCTTTTGGGCCTGGAGCCACCAATTCCTTACACACCAACTTGTACATGGTGACTCTTGTTAATAAGGAACTGTCTCTCATGGTTAGGTCTCAGGAGTAGAGAGCTCTCCCTGTAGACATGGGAATCACTATACTGTCTCCAATTTGGGCTCACTGGGCCTTACTTTGTTCATGGTTATATTCAATCTTTGTTTTAATCGGAAGAGTGAGAAGTCCAGTGAGAAAATGATTTGCTTCAGATAACTGACTAGAGCAGAACCCAGGCCTCTAAAGACTTCCCAGAGACCAGATAAATTGGTATTTTGCTTCCATTTTGGTAGGATCTTGGATTGAGGACAAAAGGAAAGATACTAAAGAAGTCAGGGATGGACTTCCTTTCAAAGAGGATACTGGTGAGTTCTAATTGGACGTAGAGAAATAGTATTTCAATAGCAGATACCTCAGAGTCAAAAAAATAAGTATTCCGCCTAATGGAGGTGATGGTGGGAATTGAGTTGAGCCGATTCCAGGGTTCCCGCTGCTGATCAAGGTGAGCTGGGTTCTTATAGTGCAGGATCTGTAAAAGGAAAACCGCCCAAGGAACTGGTTACCTGGATACAGGTCCTTGCTGCTATGGTAGCTTCAGTGACATCCACCCCTTCATCCTATTTTAATTGAATCTCAGAGCAACATCTGTCAAGAGAAGAGCAATATCGGGCAAAACGCCCCAGGCTTTTGATCCTCCTAAGTCTTCAATCTTAGAACTGACAGAAAAGGGCCAGGAatagagggaaaggggtggagtAGGACAGGGGCAAAGGGTGGGGAACATATAGGAAAGATGGTGAGCTTAGGTTTAGACAGCCCGAGTTTGAGGAAAAGGTTAGACATCCTAATGCAATTAACAGGTAGAAAACTGGAAGTGTGCAACTTTTTGGAGCGCTCAGGACTAGTAATTGAGATCTGGGGGTTATCTCCATGCAGCTGTGGTTGAAGCCTGCAAAAGCGAGTGTGGCCAAAAGGGAAAAAGTGGTTCGTGAGTGTACAATAGTATAactggggaagggaagaggcaaTTAGATACAGGAGAATCAGGAGAGTGCAGTGTCTAAGCAGGTGAGAAAAGATTTCACTAAACGGAGAAGGATCATTGTGACTGAAGGGTTGTCAAAGAAAAAGTCCAttggagtcctggccagtgtggctcagtaggttggagtgtggtcctgtacatcaaaaagatggcaggttcaattcccaatcaggggaCATATCCAGGCTTTGGGTTTGGtcccctgtcagggtgcatataggaggcaaccaattgatatctctctctctctctctctctctctctctctctctctctctctctctctctctctcctctctctctctctttctctctcaaagagTCCATTGGACAGTCAATCCTCTAAATAAAAACTCATAAGCATGAATGCATATAACTGATCTCTTCATTACATGTAAAATGCTATATTGTTCATAATTGTGTCCCTAGTACCTAGCCAGCCACCTAACACATGATGTTCAAAAATGAGATATTGGTTGAATCAATGACTGAACTCCAGTGAGCACAACTACAACCTAGTAGAAATCTCATCAACCTGTCCGATGTTGGAACCCTCTTTCCTATACATGGAAAAGCGCTGTGTGACTCAGCACAATTAGACATTAATTGAACAGTATGTGCCAAGCACTCTGTGCTATCACcaagaaagatgaaaaatgaaaCCAGAAAACTACAAATATATACGATGCAAGCGTAGGCAGCTCTCCTCCCATTCCTCGAAGGCTACGTACGCCTCATCATCTCTATCAGAAGAATGAGATTGCCTTTCAAAGAGAAAGTCAAGCACGAATGCCATACTTTCCTTCCATCTCAGAGAAGGGAAGTCCCTTTACTCAAGAATAACCTATCTGCCCTGACCAGCCCTTCCCTGTGCCTCAGAGACCTGCGCCATGCTGGCATCCCCTGGACTCAGCTTCTCCCACATTCCTTTACACCCATCTAACTACCACTCTATCACCTTCCCTACAGAGCCAGACTCTTCAAGAGTCACATTTACTATCTTTACTTCCTCGCCGTCCCCATCCCCTTttcagcctggcctctgcctcaAGCACCCGCGGAAACCGCTCTTGCTGGTGACCAATGGTTTTTGAGGCTCGGTGGGGTAGATCCTTTCCAGACCTGATCTTATCTGACCTCCGCAGTTTCTGGCCCCGTGATGCTGACTCTCTCAAATGTTCTCTCAACCCTCTGTGGGTCCGGCTCCTCCGAATTTCCTCCTGCCTTTAACTGTTGCTTCTCAGCTCTGCACGGCATTCCCGGGGTGTTTCATTTCTGCTTTCCTCACTCTCACATTTGCTGGATGAGCTCATTCCTTCCCATGGCTTCAACCACCATATGGACACTGTGGTTTCCAGATGTACATCTTCAACCCAGAACTCTCTACCACACTTAAATGTCCCTCAGGCACCACAAAAGCGACATCTACATCATTGATCtgaatctctctctccccaaccctgCTTACCCTGGATGCCTCATTCAGTAAATGGTATCAATTAAGCCCTCAGGAACCTAGGAGTCACCACAGACTCATCCGCTCTCTTGGGCACATATCCAGTCAGCCACAAAGTCCCATCAGTCCTGCCCTTTGCATCTCTCTTATCTGCAACTTATTGCCATCCCCTGCATCACTGCCTTAGGTCCATTATTCTTCCTCCTGGAGATTGCTGCCTCCGGAGGCTCCCGCCTCCTAGCTGATCCCTCTTGTCTCACTCCCACCCTATCCAATCCACTGCCACTCGTGCTTTCTGAAACACCCATCTGTTGTGTCGCTCTAGTGCTTAAAACCCTGGTGTGGTTCCCAGCACCTCCAGGATGAAATCCTAGCTCAGTGGCATGGTGTACACAGCACACCCAGCCCAGTGAGATCACCCTCCAGCTTCTGCTCTCGCCACTCCTCCACCTTCTTGGCCCCAAACAGGTCACACTTTCTCCCCTTTCAGGTGTATGAGCACCTGCTGCTTCCTTTGTCTTGCTGGTGACCAATGTCTGGTTCCTGTTTCTTTCTTCCCAACTCGCATttcacctcctccctcacctgGCCCAGCTCACTCATATTTTGATGTCAAAACTCGCCTGCTTCCCTTTTAGCTCCCAGTTCTCCTGACACACTTCGTATAACTCACAACACACATGCTACTGAGCAAGCATAGTCTCTTTAGAGCAGGTGCTACACCtaatacatctatatctatagctGCTAATCTGTATCTCCTCAGTGTTTAGTggtacctggcatatagtaaataataaatgatgAATAAACCAAAAGAAGCTCTTTGATTGTATTATTAAGCCACAATGACTATTTAATTCTCCTTAGTTTGCACCACTTCAAACATCCCAGCCACTTCTGTTAGAAAAAGGATCATTTAAATTCCCAAGCCGCtgccacacatacatacacacgctCCGGTATCAACCGGAGGACAGAGACGGTGTGAAGACACATGACCCGGTGGCTTTCAGAGGGCTTCCTCCCCCTCCGTATCACACAGCCTTTTAGAGGACCGTCTTCCCACAGGGCAAAGGGTCGGCGACCCCTGGGCCTGTTTCAGCCCCATTACACCAATGTGCTTCGGCGAGAGCCCCTAGTTCCTCTGGTCTAGAGCTCTACCTCTCTTTGCTCAAAAGCACCCCTGAAACGTTAGCCGACCCGAACATGGGGCATGGAGGCAGGCAGGAAACCGACTTGTCCGGGACCTCCGGTCCTCAGCAGAGTCCTTTAAGTCCCCGCTCATGGCAGAAAGAAGAGTGCCAGCGGCTCCAGGCCCCACGAGGCCTGCGCAAGAAACCACAGTACCTTGGAAGCCTTCGGTTTCCCGGGGCGGGAATCATCGTTGTTCAGCATAGGATGCTGGAAAGGGTCTCGGGTGGGAGGCATGGTAAAAGGAGAAGCTCTTGGGAGGAATGGGGGGCCGGCGCAGCCGCACACGACCTTGCACGCAGAGGCTCGCGGGTCCCAATTGTTTGGAAGGCCCACTTTC is a window encoding:
- the CFAP276 gene encoding cilia- and flagella-associated protein 276, which gives rise to MPPTRDPFQHPMLNNDDSRPGKPKASKILHYKNPAHLDQQREPWNRLNSIPTITSIRRNTYFFDSEIPKDNLDFRLAAVYNHHTGAFKNKNEALIHKETSKDTHGINIQPPGEHLPPAPPSPITSRANIRQWISPKRESIHSIQGSIVSPHTAATNGGYSRKTDGGFFST